The DNA region CTTTGGATATGGAACTTATTGATCAGGGAACTTCTACAAATCTGACTTCTGTGAGTAGTTTTGCTAACGACACATCAAACCAAAGACAGCAATTCCTTTATCAACAGCCCCAGGACCAGACTCCTGACAACCAGTTGAACAACATCATGGATCCCAGTACAACTCTCAATCAATTTACTGACGAGATATGGTTCCAAGATGATCAGGCTGTTCTCTTTGATGAACAACAAGCTTTTTCTGGATCATTTGCTCCACCGTCATCAGGTACTTAGACTCATACTTGTCTCGGGGCACTCACCTTTGTTGTCTCTGCTAACTTAACTTATTTCCACTAAGCACGAATATTTTTTCTGCATTTTTCTTTGACCTAAATCAAGACATGTATATATGATACTCTGGCTGTTGTTATTCCTTGATTATCAAACCCTCTTGTTGATATCTTAAAACGCAATAACTTAAGACTATGCCTTTCTACTGATACATTGTGAATACTCCTCCTTTACTTAGGTGTGATACCTGATTCCACCAATCCTACTATGAGTGTGAATGCCCAAGACCAGGAACGCCAAAATGGTGGTGGAACAACAAGCCAGTTCTCATCGGCTCTGTGGGCATTAATGGACTCAATACCTTCAACGCCAGCCTCTGCATGCGAGGGTCCTCTTAACCGAACCTTTGTACGTATGTCTAGCTTCAGCCGTATCAGGTTCAAGGCTAATGGAACGCCAGTGACTAATACCATAGCAAACAAGGGTATCAGAAACAgaggttttcttctcttatcaATCGTGGGTGCCTTGTGTGCCATCTTCTGGGTGTTCATAGCCACCGTTCGAGTCTCAGGTAGAACCGTCTTCTCTTGAAAGACTCGTGGTGGTTTTCTTGAACTCTTAATTACACAGGCaagctagaagaagaaaaccatGACCCACATTAGTGATCATGGGATTATTaacctattttaatatatgaagCTTTGAATTATGTACAGAGTTTGAAAGAGTAAAGAACGGATAATTCTTGATAAAGGAGTTTCTTTTCTTCCCGATTGTCCTTgcttttttttctgcatatctATATCTTCTGGGTTTCATCACAAAGCCTCACAAGAGAAGTTTCCAGAATCAAAAGAGACTGTCTGCTTTGGTTTTGAAGTACTGTGACTTGTGAAGCAAAATCTTGTACTCATCTCTGCTTGAAGTCGTTGGTTAGGTTTGACGATGAAGCAGCTTCAGGCTGAGCTGTGGTGATCTTTATCTTGATAGAGGTGATTGTGATCCCGATTCGTGGAACTGTTACTGAGAAAAGAGAGTAGGATCCGAAGGAATCTGCAAGCCTGAGAAACCAGAGAGCAGATACCGACAAGACAACCAACCGAAGTTTCCTCTGTTCTATCTATCCATTGCAGCTTCCAAGAGAAAGGCTTAAAGGCTTATTTCCTCCCGTCTCCTACCTCTCTGTTAATGATCGCTGAGACGGTTTGCCTTATAATAGTCGCCGCCACTCTTCAATGAAGTTTCTAGTTGCCGAGTCGGCTACATTTAAAAAATCTCATGTGGAAATTTTTAAGAATCAGACAATCTTTAAATGATTtaagaaaatggaaatattttgtttctcttctcgccaattcttttaaaaatgttacgcacaaattatttaaatatataagttggaaaaatgaaaaacaaaatctttctttattgttttcttacataaaattgaaatttatagaTATCCATATTTGATGGATTTATACTCAAATAagcaatttatttttattaatttattaataataattgatTCGTAATTTTTATATGATAACGGTAAAAAAGTATATACTTTTTTGTATTCACAAATgttaatatcaattttttttgtaacaaaaaataatttaccaattaaatataaaaattagccgacaaaaacaaatcaagtgACCAGAgtcttcttcacttctcttaccggaaaaaaaaaagattaatgtAATAATGTCCGGAGACAACCCAATCCGAATCGGACTCTTAAGCTGCACCAAAATCGTCCGTAAACTCTCTCGAGCCATCAAGCTCTCTCCAAACGCTACTATCTCCGCCATAGCCACCACCACCAGCTCCATCGAAGAAGCTAAATCATTTGCCGAATCTAACAACTTCCCTCCGAGCACGAAGATCCACGGCTCATACGAGTCGCTTCTAGAAGATCCTGATGTAGACGCCGTCTATTTACCTATTCCGGCTAGTCTCCACGTGGAGTGGGCTGTACGCGCCGCGAGGCAGGGTAAGCATATACTTCTTGATAAGCCTGTTGCTTTGAACGTCTCTGAGTTTGATCAGATCGTGGAAGCTTGTGAGGTTAATGGTGTTCAGTTTATGGATGGGACTCGGTGGATGCATAACCCTAGAGCTGCTAAGATCATGGACTTTATAAAGGATTTTGAGATTAAAACTGTAAGTCTTAAATTAGTAACGTAATCTTAGTTTCTTGAAAATAAGTACACAACGATGGTTGGTTCATATATGCAGGTGCATAGTTGTTTCTCATTTTTAGCAAACGAAAACTTCTTAAGAAATGATATTCGTGTGAAGCCTGGTCTTGATGGGCTTGGAGCTCTTGGTGATGCTGGATGGTACACAATCCAAGCAGCTCTTGTTGCCAACAACTTCAAACTTCCGAAAACCGTCACTGCCTTGCCTGGTCCTGTCTTAAACGATGACGGAATCGTTCTTTCTTGTGGTGCATTGTTCGATTGGGAAGAAGAAGGTATTACCGCGACGATCTACTGTTCCTTCTTGGCAAATCTAACGATGGAGATAACCGCGATCGGTGCGAAAGGTACGGTCAGTGTTCACGACTTTGTTATCCCGTATCGGGAAACCGAGGCTGCGTTTACTACGAGCAGTGGAGGTTGTTGTCTAAGTGAACACAAAGTCATGACCGAGCTTCCACAAGAGGCGTGTATGGTGATAGAGTTTGCTCGGTTGGTTGGAGAAGTCAAAAACCGAGGAGCTAAACCGGATGGGTTTTCGCTGAGCTTTAGCCGGAAGACGCAGCTGCTTGTTGATGCGGTGAAAGAGTCGATTGATAATAACCTTGAACCGGTTATTCTCTCCGGACGGTAAAGAAAGAGCTCAGATCATATGGTTCAACGAACAAGTGGCATCAAGATGCGTTTGAGAAGATTTTCCTGCATTATTTATAGTGGACCGTAAGGAAATTTGCTTCAGATATGGAAGGTAGGTATATAACTAAATGGATCTTGATATGCAGAGTGCAACAGATGATGGTTGATGGCGACAAATATTCACATCCCCTACAAGAAAGACAAAGGGAGATGCCGAAAACATTTCCTAGCAATTCTGAAAACGATCTTGTGGGGTTGGAGGAGAATGTTTGTTAAGCTTTTTAGCTTGTAAACTCTATGAAACTAAAAGCTTTGATCTCAATAGTACTTGTTTATCTCTCAATACAAGCTCAAATCCAGAAACAATAAGATCCAAACAACTCTTAAAACTCTCAGATTAGGATTATGAAGAACAAAGTAAAAGATGAGATAAGAGTCTTCCCTCAGACTCTTCTCTCCACCAGTAGCCTCATGTCGGCTAACCCTTCACCACATTTATCATACCCTTCTCTTCTTAATAAACTTCTTATTTATAGCCTCCTAAGCAACTTGTCTCATCTCTCACGTGTGAAGTTTGTTGCACATGATCCCAGATTGATATAGGCATATAGCCCTCCTCACACGTGTGACTTTCTCTTTTACAATTCAGTCCCTGCATCTTATCAATGTTAAGATATTAGTTGGCTATTAATTTGGTGGAGGAAGGTAGCAATCAAGTAATTTCTATAACTGGGATGTGTGGTATTGGTAAAACTACTCTCTGGCTCAACAAGTTTTTAATCATGAGATGGTAAAAATTCATTTTGATGGAGCTGCGTGGGTGTGTATAGTATAGCACAACAGTTTTTACAAGGAAATATGTGTGGCAGACGATTTTACAGAATCTTAGTCCAAAAAATGATGAGCAAATATGACTGCTGAAGACGAGCTTCAAGACAAACTATCTCAATTGGGTTGTAAACCAGTAATTGTTTGATTGTACTTGATGATATGTGGAACGAAGAAGATTGGGACAGAAGAAAGCCTGCGAAAAAGGTGACATCTTATGCTGTATGACATTAAATGAAGGCTTCTTAAAAACTTTTCTTTAGCTTTGAAAATTTGATCTAAGTACTATAGAGCTTGGCAAGGCCTATGGGGCGTGTAACATTTCCTTGtgcttaaaaatatattgtaggATGGAAGGTACTAATGACTTCACGCAACGAGAGAGTGGCCTTACATGCAGATCCAACATGTGTCACTTTAAAACCAAAGTGCCCAACCATTGAAGACAGTTGGACACTTTTTCCAAGGATAGCATTTTCTACAAAAGACACAGTAGGTAAGCTTTCAAGGaggatagattttttttttatgttaatcaAAATAGGAACAAATGTTTTATAACGTACTATATATGATTTCCATGTGCATGCTCCCACgaatgatgaagaaggattTGTTTTAGATTACGTTCATCTCCAATACCTGCATTTGACACTGCCAAGGTTGCCTGATGAGATATATTTCCCTTCTCACCTTAGAACCATATCTCTGTGTGAGTGTCGTTTGGTAGAGGATCCGATGCCTTAGCTGCTTCACTTATATGAGGTCAGTTTGTTTAGTTAATCAGTCCAGAATGAGgctgaaaaagaagagaaagagtgagACGGCAAAGAAGCCGTGAAGAAAACAGAAACTCAAGAGGTTATCTTGCATAATTAAACAGAATTCAAAGCTTCAACAAAGATGGATTGAGAA from Camelina sativa cultivar DH55 chromosome 3, Cs, whole genome shotgun sequence includes:
- the LOC104777409 gene encoding uncharacterized oxidoreductase At4g09670-like, which codes for MSGDNPIRIGLLSCTKIVRKLSRAIKLSPNATISAIATTTSSIEEAKSFAESNNFPPSTKIHGSYESLLEDPDVDAVYLPIPASLHVEWAVRAARQGKHILLDKPVALNVSEFDQIVEACEVNGVQFMDGTRWMHNPRAAKIMDFIKDFEIKTVHSCFSFLANENFLRNDIRVKPGLDGLGALGDAGWYTIQAALVANNFKLPKTVTALPGPVLNDDGIVLSCGALFDWEEEGITATIYCSFLANLTMEITAIGAKGTVSVHDFVIPYRETEAAFTTSSGGCCLSEHKVMTELPQEACMVIEFARLVGEVKNRGAKPDGFSLSFSRKTQLLVDAVKESIDNNLEPVILSGR